A single region of the Winslowiella toletana genome encodes:
- the ftsW gene encoding cell division protein FtsW encodes MRFPGLSLAGGISHRLKDWVMGSREKDASSMVLYDRTLLWLTFGLAIIGFVMVTSASMPVGQRLSEDPFFFAKREAFYLLLAFGMALVTLRVPMEVWQRYSNIMLVASVVMLLIVLVVGSSVNGASRWIALGPLRIQPAELSKLSLFCYLASYLVRKVEEVRHNFWGFCKPMGVMVVLAVLLLAQPDLGTVVVLFVTTLAMLFLAGAKLWQFLAIIGSGIFAVCLLIIAEPYRMRRVTSFWDPWEDPFGSGYQLTQSLMAFGRGEFWGQGLGNSVQKLEYLPEAHTDFIFSIIGEELGYIGVVFALLMVFFVAFRAMSIGRRALELDQRFSGFLACSIGVWFSFQALVNVGAAAGMLPTKGLTLPLISYGGSSLIIMSTAIVLLLRIDYETRLAKAQAFTRGAR; translated from the coding sequence ATGCGTTTTCCTGGTCTGAGCCTTGCTGGCGGCATTTCTCATCGTCTGAAAGATTGGGTGATGGGATCGCGTGAAAAAGACGCCTCGTCAATGGTGCTGTATGACCGCACGTTGCTGTGGCTGACTTTTGGTCTGGCGATTATCGGTTTTGTGATGGTGACATCGGCATCGATGCCGGTGGGTCAGCGTTTGTCAGAAGATCCGTTCTTCTTTGCCAAGCGTGAAGCATTCTATCTGCTGCTGGCGTTTGGCATGGCGCTGGTGACACTGCGGGTGCCAATGGAAGTCTGGCAGCGTTACAGCAACATTATGCTGGTGGCCTCGGTAGTGATGCTGTTGATTGTGCTGGTCGTCGGTAGCTCGGTCAACGGCGCATCGCGCTGGATTGCCCTTGGGCCGCTACGTATCCAGCCAGCAGAGTTATCGAAGCTGTCATTGTTCTGCTATCTCGCCAGCTATCTGGTGCGCAAGGTAGAGGAAGTCCGTCACAACTTCTGGGGATTCTGTAAGCCGATGGGCGTAATGGTGGTGCTGGCGGTGTTACTGCTGGCACAGCCTGACCTCGGTACGGTGGTGGTGCTGTTTGTTACTACGCTGGCGATGCTGTTCCTGGCTGGGGCGAAGTTATGGCAATTTCTGGCAATTATCGGCTCGGGGATTTTTGCCGTTTGCTTGCTGATTATTGCTGAACCGTACCGTATGCGCCGCGTCACTTCCTTCTGGGATCCATGGGAAGATCCTTTCGGCAGCGGCTACCAGCTGACCCAGTCGCTGATGGCGTTTGGTCGCGGTGAGTTCTGGGGCCAGGGCTTAGGTAATTCAGTACAAAAACTGGAGTATTTACCGGAAGCGCATACCGACTTCATTTTCTCGATTATCGGGGAAGAACTGGGTTATATCGGTGTGGTTTTTGCCCTGTTAATGGTATTCTTCGTCGCTTTTCGTGCGATGTCGATTGGCCGCCGGGCATTAGAGCTTGACCAGCGTTTTTCCGGCTTTTTAGCCTGTTCGATTGGCGTGTGGTTTAGCTTCCAGGCGTTGGTTAACGTCGGTGCTGCCGCGGGCATGCTGCCGACCAAAGGTCTGACGCTGCCGCTGATCAGTTACGGTGGTTCCAGTCTGATTATTATGTCGACGGCTATCGTACTGTTATTGCGTATTGATTATGAAACGCGTCTGGCAAAAGCGCAGGCGTTTACACGAGGTGCCCGATGA